A single genomic interval of Streptosporangiales bacterium harbors:
- a CDS encoding transposase: protein VERRFCHLKQWRGLATRYDKLAIVYHAAAVLNAVIAWTTHLRDTA from the coding sequence TCGTCGAACGCCGCTTCTGCCACCTCAAGCAGTGGCGCGGCCTCGCCACCCGCTACGACAAACTCGCCATCGTCTACCACGCCGCCGCCGTCTTGAACGCTGTCATCGCCTGGACCACGCATTTACGAGACACGGCCTAG